CAGAAAACGGCAGTGGATTGTGCAAGCGCGAGACCAAGACGAGTGTTATTGTTGTCGCTTGCATAACATGCGTGTGTTTTCATAATCGAGGAAGCGTCGGCGCGCATCACACAAATCTCTCCTTttataagaaagaaaaaaatgtataaacatgcgtgcaaaattaataaaaccaaatatgtttgcagataaaTACCATTTCTGTAATTGAAAGCGTTGTGTTTGGATGAACAGTAACGTTACAGGGGACTGCCACACCTACCTCGAATAAACATAATACAAATCGATCCTAACTAAACATTGTTTcggtttaatttaagtttactGATTCGTTGTGAATTCATCGTGCACAAAGGAATGCTCGCTAATTGATTGTTCGAGTGTAGATTGTTTATATTGTCGAACTGTGGAGCTCGTCTGTCCAATCAGCTGTCGATATGATAATTCCATTGAAGTGATTGGATGGTGTAACAGCTACGTGCTCTAGCTTTTAGACAAAAGCGCATATTATTTGTGAATGAATAAGCACAGAACACAATTTTTTTCCTGGCTAAAATATGTATccacaaaatctaatatttataatatctgTGACTTCAGGAGCCCTacaaaaaagcattaaaataaccatacTTTTTACCAAAATAGtatagtatttttaataatactgtaaaattataataaattataatatattctCTCATAGAAAAtcagaatatttatttactCACTTGTTTGATTCCTTCATTCATTGATAACAATGACAGaaacttttttctttgaaaGAGAGTTCGTCTTTTGCAAAATGAACCAATAAAGCTCTTCAGTTTCACATTTGGTTGCGTGATCACAGAACAAGAAGACAGACAGTAAATCTTTAACTATGGGATGGTCGCATTATGCCACCTGAGAGACAGTCTGTGCGAGGTAAAGGTTAATAATCTCATATCTTTCCAACTTTGAGCTCCACGTTAACAGTAAGATCTCGAGTTCACAGAGGGAAAATGGCTACAGGTAATTATTTCTGTTcacaaaagctttttttttacacttataTGCACTCTTGTACAGCCAGAAACTTGTAGATGTCGATAATATAATAACTTATTAATTATGTCGATAGACTTGGAAATTGATCTGATGTCACTGAAGTAGTCTTAGCAGtggttttaatttattataatcttaTATCAAAGTTGCATTTTTCACAATGCTGTGAACGGATTTGCAAAATTAATTGTTTGGTTCACATAGAAAGTTTGATTTCTTTCACACAGGGATCATTTGACTGAGATTATATTTGATTAGCCTAGGCCTGAAAGTGAAAggttgcgtgtattagaattagatATCGactaaaatattacattagCGAATtactgattgttttttttttttactctgtaGTCATCAGTGATGACCAGATGTCATAAATTATTTGCTTGTGTAAATTTTGCCACtgacctttttttctctctcttaacAGACGCTATGTCCCCAAAGATCACAGTGGAGTTGCTCAGGCAGCTCCGGCAGGCCATGAGGAACAGCAAGTGCATCACAGAGCCCATCCAAGCTTACATCATCCCATCAGGAGATGCTCATCAGGTGAACCTGAGCTGTGCTCCACAAATGTGAAACACAATTTATAAACATACAGCCTgtgatttataaatatataaatgcagcctgtgatttataaatgtagactgtgatttataaatatgtagactgtgatttataaacatacagcctgtaatttataaatatataaatgcagcctgtgatttataaatgtagactgtgatttataaatatacagactgtgatttataaatatataaatgtagcctgtgatttataaatatataaatgcagCCTGTGATTTATAAATGTAGACTGTGGTTTATAAATATACAGACTgtgatttataaatatataaatgtagcCTGTGATTTATAAATGTAGACAgtgatttataaatatataaatgtagactgtgatttataaatatgtagactgatttataaatatacagcctgtgatttataaatatataaatgcagcctcttatttataaatgtagactgtgatttataaatatgtagactgtgatttataaatatataaatgtagactgtgatttataaatatgtagactgtgatttataaatatacagcctgtgatttataaatatataaatgcagcctcttatttataaatgtagactgtgatttataaatatgtagactgtgatttataaatatataaatgtagactgtgatttataaatatgtagactgtgatttataaatatacagcctgtgatttataaatatataaatgcagCCTCTGATTTATAAATGTAGACTgtgatttataaatatataaatgcagcctgtttataaatgatttataaatatataaatgcagcctttgatttataaacatgcagcctgtgatttataaatatagactgtgatttataaatgtagactgtgatttataaatgtagactgtgatttataaatatataaatagcctgtatatttataaatatacaagCCGTGATTgtgatttataaatataatatacaaatacaGCCTGTGATTTATAAAAGATCCACCTTATAAACATTCAACCTGTGATTTATAAAAATGCAGTCTGTGGTTTAAAAATACACCCTGTGATTTCCAAATGTACAGTCTGTGATTTATAACATCCTGCCTGTGATTTATAAAAATTCATCCTTATACAAAATTAAATCTGTGATTAATAAACATACAGCCTGAGATTTAATTATGCAACCTGTGATCTCCAAATgtagactgattttttttttagatttcgatttcgatttttttttttacattccacCTTATAAACATTCAACCTGTGATTTAAATATACAAGCACTTAATTCTAAATGTACATTCTGTGATTATAAACATACTGcctgttatatatataaattctgcCTTATAAATATTCAACCTGTGATTTATAATCTTACAGCCTGTGATTGCTGAACAttcaaaatttttttattttattttttttttacataatttacttCAGCTGCTGCAGTTTAACTGTGtgcttatgtgtgtgtgtgtgtgtgtgtgagtgtgtagtGTTTCAGTCGTGTCGTTTAATTTCTATTGTGCGAGTGATGGGCTTCCCTCACCCCCTCCTGTCTGGCTCTGTGATTATGAAATCACCTCTGATTacgtgtgtgcgtgcgtgtgtgtgtgtgtcctcccACCAAGTGTTTTCTTTCATTCTGCTGGGTGGTTAAATTAGCAGTAATTAGGACTGATTGCTGACAGAGCTGATCTCACTTTTTCCCTtcgtctctctctttttcctgCTACATCAGAGTGAATACATCGCGCCCTGTGACTGCCGTCGTGAATTCATCTGTGGATTCAACGGCTCTGCAGGTGTGTGCacattttactgtaactttGTTGAATTTTTGGGATCTACAGGATTGacaatatgaaaatattattatttaatacccTGTTTCACTGGGTCACAGTGAAGATTTATCAACTATAGAGCTGCGCAACATCATAGTTGAACACGCATATTGGAATAATGACATTTATTACAAGATATAGATTACTTGCATAAATAGAAATGAATCACAATCAGACAATATAATCCCAgataagcacacacacacacacacacacacacacaactgacAATTATTGACATTGCAACTACAAGAAGTTCAGTTCAGCCCACCTCAGTCTCATTCACCCAGATAATGGGGAAGTAAAACTGGGATATGAGGTTCATGTCTCGTGACGATGAGAGACCACTTGTCATACATGATTTACAGCTCAGTGGTGTGACCAATTTATTTTGACTGTGGTGGTTTATGTGAggcactgattcattcaggggTGGCATGAAGCATAAGCCAACATCCCTCATattttactactactactaataataataattgtaaattaaataacttaaaagtaataatttaataagaatcatctaaaatgtattgtttttattataaattattattattattattattattattaaattaacaacaacaatattaaAAGTAATAATTGAATAAGAATAACTGTCatctaaaatttaaattttaataataataataataataataataattattattattattattataatttaagaataataataatttcattacaattatattacatttaaatcaaatgaatatgaataataataataataatatttaaatattgtacatattattattattattattattattataaatattattataaattaacagcaacaataatttaaaagtaatgatttaataagaataactcatttaaaatgttgttttaatttttaataacaataataataattttattattgtttattaacaataataataatagtgtaaatctaattattattaatggatattttttacaatgataattattattttacattatttcaatttaataatagtaataataattttaataatttctcttagaataacagaacaaaaacaaacaaaatatgtaacattattttgtaaattaaaattgtatatttattattgtatatttcACCTTTTCATAATAACAAGTGGTTCTTCtggtttttcttttgtttataataaacaaacatgtttaataaacaaacaaaaaacatgtctGTAGGCTATATAGTTAAGCGACTTCATTATGCTGTGTTTGCTTGTTTCAGGTACTGCTATTGTCACAGAACAGCATGCGGCTTTATGGACAGATGGGCGGTACTTCCTTCAGGCCAGCCAACAGATGGACAATAACTGGACTCTGATGAAAATGGGTACAGTGGATGTTAGCATAATTTTATGACATGCGGTTGCTAGGTCATTACATTTGTTATCAGATTGCTGCTATTGAAAGCCTGTTGGCCAAGCTGCTGCTTTTCATAAGCCAATacaaaacattcattaaaatgttttcctGAATTTAATACTGAGCCACATTCCAATAACTTCGCGTAGATCAGTCTTAAGATTTATGTCGATTATACACCGTTGTTCAAAAGAGCAATTTGAATATGATTATGATGTTTTGTCTGGTCAGGACTGAAGGAAACACCGTCCCAGGAGGACTGGCTCATCAGCGTTCTCCCAGAAAACTCCAAAGTGGGAGTTGATCCTTGGATCATTGCTGCCGGTAAGGAATTCAACAATAACACCTTttgaatataaataataaatatagataTGCACACaaatagagcaaatcacctTTAAAAAGTAACTTGATACTTCAAATAAAGATAGTATCGATTACATCTTtataccagtaggtggcgacaagtgacttttaaaaaatgtatttatcattgaatcattaattcaagagatttgctcaaaaatgctgattcatccagtaaagAATCAAGtaaagtctttatgagtgagtcattgaatcattcactcaatcaattctttcaaattaatttaacgtttgtattaaatagactgcagcaattaacattttgtcagatcctccagtaaattattattttgttagaATCTGTTCAGATTTGTGGGAGAATCTTTACTGTGTAAACCAAAACTTAAATTGTGTCTGTGATTGTGTTTTTCAGACCAGTGGAAGAACATGTCTAAGGCTTTGAGCAGCGCGGGTCACTCTTTGGTTGCGGTGCAGGACAATCTCATTGACACTATCTGGGAGGATCGGCCGCCTCGACCCAGCACCAAACTCATGGCCCTGGGGCTCAAATACACCGGTCAGCACTTCTCAATGGATGATATTCACTgtataattttgattttaaaggtCAGTCAAACCAAGTTTGTGCTGATGAACATTAAGAGGAAATTTCTTGTCGCTGTTTCCCATGTAGGTCTCACCTGGCAAGATAAAATCACAGCTCTGAGAGGAAAAATGGCAGAAAGGAAGATTTCCTGGTTTGTGGTGACAGCTCTAGATGAAATTGCGTGTACGTATCACCGTACAGCACGGTTTGTGTGTGCTTTTAGTGTGTCAGATCACGACCCAGCCCTCATTCTCCTCTCCACTTTCCTATTAACCCCAGTTAAAGAGCTCTTGTGTCAGATTAGCTTGTTTTGATAATTATGGACATGATTGCGTGAGGCACATGTTCATTGGGAGGCCACATTTGGGAGGGTGTTCACAAATATAGTAAACCCTCTAAAAATGACTTGTGAGGTCATTCGAATGATTTCAGACTCACTTTCTCTCTCCAGGGCTTTTTAACCTGCGCGGGTCAGATATCGAGTACAACCCCGTGTTCTTCGCCTACGCGATCATCGGCCTTAGCAGCATAAAGTAAAACTGCATTCCTGATTCTTCACTTTATACTGAAAATTTCCCAGATTTCAAAACATGACCCATGCTCATTGCTGTCATTTGGTCCATATGTTACGTTAGATTGTTTGTGGACAGCAAGCGTTTGTTGGACCCTGCGGTCCGGCAGCATTTGGAACTGGACAGCCCGAGCCAACCGGATCTGACCGTCCAGTGCTTTCCGTACGAGTCTGTGTTCACGGAGCTGCAGGCGGTTTGTGCGGCGCTGGCGCCCAAAGATAAGATGTGGGTTTGCGACAAAGCCAGCTGTGCTCTTACACAAGTCATACCCAAGGTGAGTCAAAAAGATCAAACTTGAAAAAGTGTAGACAGCTTTATAGCTGTTGCTCTGTGTCCTGTTGTGATGTGTCAACAGTATAGACTCGTGTAGCCAAAGCATGATGTCATTTATAGCACTCACAAACATTGTCTAAAGAACATTTCTTATTGATGCTCTCTGGAAAATACGACTGAAAATCATCAGCGTAAAAGTGGTCCCAAAATTGTCCCCTGAGGGACTCCACATACTAAAGGGGCCTATTTGGAGGAAAAATTCCCTATATTAATAGCAAATGTCCTATCCTTTGGATAGGAGGCAAACCAGTGTCATATTACAAAATATGTCATATTTTTTGAAactgtttaaaggattagttcactttcacataaaattttcctgataatttactcacccccatgtcatccaagatgttcatgtctttctttcgtcagtcgaaaaggaattaaggtttttgatgaaaacattccaggattattctccttatagtggacttcaatggcctccaaacggttgaaggtcaaaattacagtttcattgtagcttcaaagggctttaaacgataccagacgaggaataagggtcttgtctagcgaaacgattggacattttcgaaaaaaatgcaaatgtatatgctttataaacacaaatgatcgccttccaagtggttctgccaaaaccgcactttcatattcttcaaaaagcttacgctgtatgtcctacgccttccctattctacttatggaaaaaatggaactggcgctgcgttcgttccctaagttgaatagggaaggcgttggacatacagcgtaagctttttgaagaatacgaaagtgcggttttggcacttggaaggcgatcatttgttcatataaagcatatacatttgcatttttttcgaaaatgaccgattgtttcgctaaaaaagacccttattcctcatctggtatcgattaaagccctttgaagctgcactgaaactgtaattttgactttcaaccgtttggaggccattgaagtccactataaggagaataatcctggaatgttttcatcaaaaaccttaatttttttcaactaaagaaagaaggacatgaacatcttggatgacatgggggtgagtaaattattaggaaattttaatttgaaagtgaactaatcctttaatgcctTTTTATGGTTGCAGTGTGACCAGTTTGCTGTTCAACACTTTGGAAAGTCTCGATATTTGAATTTTCCATCTAAAGTGAACATGAATATTGATATGAATATTTTCTATATAAAGTGAAAGttgaatatgaataaatattattgattaaattataattgtaattgttcaGGCCCACAGATCTGCAATCCCATACACACCCTTATGTCTGGCTAAAGCCGTCAAGAACCCCACAGAGATCCAGGGCATGAAAATGGCACATGTAAGTCCACATGGCTAGAGATATTCCAGAAATCTTATGTTTTTTGCTTAATcaatcacaatatttttttttttttatcacagaTAAAAGACGCAGTGgcactgtgtgaactttttgCCTGGCTGGAGAAAGAGGTATTGTTGTgtaataatttcttttatttttgtccGTTGGAAATATATTCGGGAAGACTCCATGTTTTCCTAGTAAAATTTCCTTTATTGATTGAATGATGAATACATAACgaaaatataaaagtatttGTCATTTATATAGATTCCCAAAGGTACGGTCACAGAGATATCAGCAGCAGATAAAGCAGAAGAATTACGCAGGTGAGTCGAACATGCTGCATTTGACCTGAAAGAAgcagcaaaccatcagtttctCTACACATAAAGACTTcattatatttctatataattttataaataatatcatAGATAGTACTGATGCCATGGTTGGCAGTGAATTTAAAAAGCTGCATTACTTGCTGTTTTTCTCTTGTATGAGATTGTGGCACCACCATCTGGTGATCTGTGGAACTGCAGACACTGAAGCAGCAAGAAAATCTGCTTTCAATTGAAAATCTTCTTTTCTTTGCCTGTCTAGTCAACAGAAAGACTTTGTTGGGCTGAGTTTTCCATCCATCTCTAGTGTCGGACCAAACGGGGCCATAATACATTACAGGTGGGcagttttgatatatttaaccatacattttttttttatgttgttacTTAATTGTTTTTAACATACCTGTCACTTTCTGATCTGTCTTTTAGGCCTCTCCCAGAAACCAACAGGACTCTTTCTCTTAATGAAATTTATCTTATTGACTCCGGCGCTCAGTACAAGTAAGTACAAGAGCACTGCAGAACAATTAGTGCTTTtacatcacatttatttatttatatgttaatTAAGTGTAATTAAGATAATTtgttaatatatacatacaaacacacaaatatatatctaTTGTGgccatttttatctttatccAGAGATGGAACTACAGATGTGACTCGTACGGTGCATTTTGGGACTCCTTCTGATTATGAgaaggtaaaaaaaagtttttattttcctTCAAGATCAAACTTTCTCTTTATTTTATAGTCCGAGAACTATTagtctacccataatgcttatATTTTTGCCCTTCCACACTCTGATCTCCACAGGAATGCTTTACATACGTTTTAAAGGGACACATCGCCGTCAGTGCTGCGGTTTTTCCCAATGGTACCAAAGGTACGTCCTTAAATTCAGAAACCTGAAGTGTTTGGTTTGTTCAGGAGCAATATGAAGTGCTCTAATGCTGTGTAGAGTAAGGTTAAGAGAAGCATTTTGTCTCAGAGGACTGTGCTCTTTTCTACAGGTCACCTGTTGGACTCGTTTGCTCGTGCTGCTCTCTGGGACTCTGGATTGGACTATCTTCATGGTACGGGCCACGGCGTCGGATGTTTCCTAAATGTGCATGAGGGTCCATGTGGCATCAGCTATAAAACATTTGCAGACGAACCTCTGGAGGCCGGAATGATTGTCAGCGATGGTACAAAACACACTTATTTTCATTCTGGATTTATTCATTGCAGTTTATAAGGAGCTGAAAGTGTTTTAATACTCCTTTTTAAACCTATTTCTGTATTAAGGCAACATTATTGCAACTCTGCCTcaaatgttgttaaagtttaTGGTGCAGTTGGTACAATATATTTGAGTCTTATGCATGTTTTATTCCAGAGCCCGGGTACTATGAAGATGGATCTTTTGGCATTCGGCTGGAAAACGTTGTCCTGGTCGTTCCTGCAAAAACCAAAGTAACTATTGCATCAAACCATTACATAATCAGTTCATATTAACACTgagaaaatacatacattttctgATACAGCGCATTTCAAAGGGGCACAAGGTAAAaatgatttaatgcatctttgagAGGTCTGAAGTACAACATTTCAGGATTTAATTTCCTTTCTTTTAGTAAAACTACAAGAACTGATATAGTCTGTCCAAATATTTGCGTTTACGTGATGCTTCCTCCACACCAGTAGGTGTCAATATTGAGCCCAAGACGTAACAACActaactaaacaaaaaatgatttaatgcatctttgagAGGTCTGAAGAACAACATTTCAGGATTTAATTTCCTTTCTTTAGTATAACTACAGGAACCGATATAGTCCGTCCAAATATTTGCGTTTACGTGATGCTTCCTCCACACCAGTAGGTGTCAATATTGAGCCCAAGACGTAACAACACTAActaaaccaaaaattatttaatgcatctttgagAGGTCTGAAGTACAATATTTCAGCGTTTCCCTTCTTTAGTATAACTACAGGAACAGAGATAGTCCGTCGAAATATTTGCATTTACGTGATGCTTCCTCCACACCAATAGGTGTCAGTATTGAGCCCAAGACGTAACAGCGCAAACTGAACCAAAAATGATTTGATACACCTTTGAGAGGTCTGAAGTACAATATTTTAGCGTTCAACATGCTTTCTTTCAGTATAACTACAGGAACAGAGGTAGTCTGACGTTTGAACCCCTCACCCTGGTCCCCATCCAGCTGAAGATGATCAACACAGACCTGCTCACACAGAAAGAGGTAAGAGCAGACCGATAGATACTAGGGTTGAGTCGCAATGGCCGACTACTTCAtctagaattttttttcttgcataaaTACAAAGTTTTGATATTAGTAATGGTGGTGCTTTAATTAGCATGCTAACAGTTTGCTGTGTTTTAGCTATTAATTAGGCAGTCTGTACTATAAGTATGAAAAAAAAGTCTTGCAAACAATGTTTGTTacaagtgtttatttaaaaaaattctaataaCAACTGAACAAAAAATGATTAGAGATacctaaagcccaaagtatacttcagtttTTATGTGAACGCTTAGTGTATTCATACAGCTGAAAGCGTAGTCCGTTTGATAACAGTAGAAAATGTCATCCTCGTCCATTGTCTGCACTGTTTCTTTCCAGATGTTCTGAGCGATGAAAAGGTCATTGTACTTTTTTAAACTAGAGTTGCGAGTATCTTATAATCCACACAAACAAATGCTCATCAGCGTGGGCGTTTGTTGTTCAGTATCATCTGATTCTATTTGGATTGTAAAACAATTAGTGCAACAAAATTCCAAGTTGAGCTTACAGAGTTTGCGCAGTTAGAAAGATCAGGCTGTGTGCAAACAGTACATCCTTACCATACCGATGATGGAATTTATGTCACGCATACTGTATGCATACCTAtcataataatacataaaagcTTAAGTATGCATTGGGCTTTATGCTTGAGACAGCTATTTTGtgatatttcacaacatttgaGCGCACAAATCCTTTAAACCTCTCTGAAATGGCTTTCATTAAAGCATGGACTGCTGTAATATACAAACTTGTCATCCTGCAGCGCGATTGGGTGAATGACTACCACAGGAAATGCCGGGAGACGATTGGGGCAGAGCTGGAGCGGCAAGGCCGGAAGGAGGCTCTGGATTGGCTGGTCCGGGAAACTCAGCCAATTGTCTGAAAAAAttgtttactattttttttttgtcgtcGTAACGATCGCCAGTGAATTTTTTCCTGTCGTTCTCTCTCAGTCTTGGTCTCTATCTGCTTTTCTGGTGGATATATTTCACTTTCTGCTTCTTTTGTAAAGcacactttcaactgttttatGCGCTAATTAAAAAAAGTGTGGAAAAAGACGCACTGCCTTTTTCTTTTGTTCAATCCAAAGAGTTTTTTTCTCCAAAGGAATAATTAATCTAATCATTTCTAAATCTATACTCTTAACTTTTTGCGAGGAACAGACGTAATTAAGCTAGAATATAGCACAGAAAACATGAACCTTTATTATGGTGATTTTTGGTcaccattcattttcaatgtaaGAAAAGAGCAGCGTGAACATTCTGCTAACcatctctttttgtgttccGCGTAAGAAAGAACGTCATATGGGTTTTGGACGACATGACGGTGATTTAAGTGTTCCTTAAATATTAACTTTCAGGACGATCTACAGCTGCATGTAAAAAATGGGCGGGACCAGGGTGATCCCGCTCATGGGGTCGTTGGCGTAGTCCTGCAGTGTGAGTGGAGTGTGCGTAAACACCGTGTGAGGGGGGACTCTGTCCTCCTCGTGTCCCACCGGCAGAGGGTTGGTGTAGATGTAGTGGATCCGCGAGTTGTCCTTCGGCCCCTCCTGTCGTCTGAAAAAGGCGAGCGGGTTACGGAAACTACGGGCTTCCCTCACACGAGTAACACCCACTGGCTCTTCGGGAACCTCACAGGCCACGGCACTCTCATAGACACGCGCCCTCTTACACTTCCTGTGACACAAAAATATGTACCACGACAGCGATTAGACACAATTTAGGATCCAGTAAGAAGGTCTTAACCAAATAAGACAAATAAATGGGACAAATAAAAGAGAGATGGGAGGAAAACTAAAATTTTTAATACTATTCTCTTGCTTTGGAAATGTTGAAAATTTCCTGAAGAAACTTTGGATTTGCTCGCAAAATGTTTGTGTTAAAAACAAGATAAGATGGAAGGGAAAACTATATTTCAGTGTTTTTGCAAGTGAACGCAACATTTTTGCAAGCTCAAAggctttcaaataaattatatttcaatgaTTTTGAAAACTTTTGTGATGAAAATAATATGGGAGGAAAATGTGGaagcaaatgcaaagtttctcaggggaacacaATACTTTTGAAAGAATGCAaaagttgaaaagaaaaaaCTCAGCATTGAAATAAACTATATTTCAATGATTTTGCTTCCTCTGAGAAACGTTGCATTTGCTTGCAAAATGTTTGTGATAAAAACAAGATAAGATGGAAGGAAAAActatatttcactgtttttgcgagcaaatgcaaagtttctttggGAATCACAAAGtgcaaagaaaaacaatactTAAATGTGCTGGAAAACTTGCGTGATAGAAATAGTATTTgtttccctgagaaactttgctttCACTTGCAAATCCTTTCATTTGAACCCTCT
This genomic stretch from Megalobrama amblycephala isolate DHTTF-2021 linkage group LG2, ASM1881202v1, whole genome shotgun sequence harbors:
- the xpnpep1 gene encoding xaa-Pro aminopeptidase 1 isoform X2, translating into MSPKITVELLRQLRQAMRNSKCITEPIQAYIIPSGDAHQSEYIAPCDCRREFICGFNGSAGTAIVTEQHAALWTDGRYFLQASQQMDNNWTLMKMGLKETPSQEDWLISVLPENSKVGVDPWIIAADQWKNMSKALSSAGHSLVAVQDNLIDTIWEDRPPRPSTKLMALGLKYTGLTWQDKITALRGKMAERKISWFVVTALDEIAWLFNLRGSDIEYNPVFFAYAIIGLSSIKLFVDSKRLLDPAVRQHLELDSPSQPDLTVQCFPYESVFTELQAVCAALAPKDKMWVCDKASCALTQVIPKAHRSAIPYTPLCLAKAVKNPTEIQGMKMAHIKDAVALCELFAWLEKEIPKGTVTEISAADKAEELRSQQKDFVGLSFPSISSVGPNGAIIHYRPLPETNRTLSLNEIYLIDSGAQYKDGTTDVTRTVHFGTPSDYEKECFTYVLKGHIAVSAAVFPNGTKGHLLDSFARAALWDSGLDYLHGTGHGVGCFLNVHEGPCGISYKTFADEPLEAGMIVSDEPGYYEDGSFGIRLENVVLVVPAKTKYNYRNRYSPSKYLRLRDASSTPVGVNIEPKT
- the xpnpep1 gene encoding xaa-Pro aminopeptidase 1 isoform X3 is translated as MSPKITVELLRQLRQAMRNSKCITEPIQAYIIPSGDAHQSEYIAPCDCRREFICGFNGSAGTAIVTEQHAALWTDGRYFLQASQQMDNNWTLMKMGLKETPSQEDWLISVLPENSKVGVDPWIIAADQWKNMSKALSSAGHSLVAVQDNLIDTIWEDRPPRPSTKLMALGLKYTGLTWQDKITALRGKMAERKISWFVVTALDEIAWLFNLRGSDIEYNPVFFAYAIIGLSSIKLFVDSKRLLDPAVRQHLELDSPSQPDLTVQCFPYESVFTELQAVCAALAPKDKMWVCDKASCALTQVIPKAHRSAIPYTPLCLAKAVKNPTEIQGMKMAHIKDAVALCELFAWLEKEIPKGTVTEISAADKAEELRSQQKDFVGLSFPSISSVGPNGAIIHYRPLPETNRTLSLNEIYLIDSGAQYKDGTTDVTRTVHFGTPSDYEKECFTYVLKGHIAVSAAVFPNGTKGHLLDSFARAALWDSGLDYLHGTGHGVGCFLNVHEGPCGISYKTFADEPLEAGMIVSDEPGYYEDGSFGIRLENVVLVVPAKTKYNYRNRDSPSKYLHLRDASSTPIGVSIEPKT
- the xpnpep1 gene encoding xaa-Pro aminopeptidase 1 isoform X1 → MSPKITVELLRQLRQAMRNSKCITEPIQAYIIPSGDAHQSEYIAPCDCRREFICGFNGSAGTAIVTEQHAALWTDGRYFLQASQQMDNNWTLMKMGLKETPSQEDWLISVLPENSKVGVDPWIIAADQWKNMSKALSSAGHSLVAVQDNLIDTIWEDRPPRPSTKLMALGLKYTGLTWQDKITALRGKMAERKISWFVVTALDEIAWLFNLRGSDIEYNPVFFAYAIIGLSSIKLFVDSKRLLDPAVRQHLELDSPSQPDLTVQCFPYESVFTELQAVCAALAPKDKMWVCDKASCALTQVIPKAHRSAIPYTPLCLAKAVKNPTEIQGMKMAHIKDAVALCELFAWLEKEIPKGTVTEISAADKAEELRSQQKDFVGLSFPSISSVGPNGAIIHYRPLPETNRTLSLNEIYLIDSGAQYKDGTTDVTRTVHFGTPSDYEKECFTYVLKGHIAVSAAVFPNGTKGHLLDSFARAALWDSGLDYLHGTGHGVGCFLNVHEGPCGISYKTFADEPLEAGMIVSDEPGYYEDGSFGIRLENVVLVVPAKTKYNYRNRGSLTFEPLTLVPIQLKMINTDLLTQKERDWVNDYHRKCRETIGAELERQGRKEALDWLVRETQPIV